In Oreochromis niloticus isolate F11D_XX linkage group LG18, O_niloticus_UMD_NMBU, whole genome shotgun sequence, one genomic interval encodes:
- the LOC102080865 gene encoding oocyte zinc finger protein XlCOF6 isoform X34: MSSVQHLRDFIKERLTTAAEEIFSEFEKTIVRYEEEIRQLRLLNIRPRIKSHNTGLDDQQVCDQERSSSLNQEDPEPPQTKEEREETCSSEEGKQLELKQEDEGIHVWTGEQLDFLCKPGLRLTKIDLPQQHDCKENEDLDDPQVCSQERNSSLDQQDKDPPQIKEEQEEISINQEEEQLALKQETKSGIVWTGQQLGIMWNPEVELHRIDFPQHDCKDEDGLTNQQVCNQEKNSSLHQKDPSQIKEEQEELRTTQEEKPLVLKQETATFPAREASNHSEPEPSSDQLLSHNSPVTDQDEIKDGNSHRNESEQIVSGLTVQNCKTAHLCSTCGKRFTQKGQLKSHMRIHTGEKPHLCSTCGKRFTQRGQLKSHMRIHTGEKPHLCSTCGKRFTQGGQLKSHMQIHTGEKPHSCSACGKRFTQGGQLKSHMQIHTGEKPHSCSACGKRFTQKSQLKSHMRIHTGEKPHSCSTCGKRFSLKQILNRHMRIHTGEKPHSCSTCGKRFTQKGHLKSHMRIHAGEKPHCCCTCGKRFTQKGQLRSHMRIHTGEKPHSCSTCGKRFSMKHILNRHMRIHTGEKPHCCSTCGKRFHVKSNLKTHMQIHTGEKPHSCSTCGKRFSLKQILNRHMRIHTGEKPHCCSTCGKRFHVKSNLKTHMQIHTGEKPHSCSTCGKRFSLKQILNRHMRIHTGEKPHSCRTCGKQFSLKQILNMHMRIHTGEKHIVAAPV; encoded by the exons ATGTCTTCAGTTCAGCATCTGAGAGATTTTATCAAGGAGAGGTTAACTACTGCTGCAGAAGAAATCTTCTCAGAGTTTGAAAAAACGATCGTCCGGTATGAGGAGGAGATCCGTCAGCTAAGACTGCTGAATATCAGACCCAGGATAAAGTCACACAATACAG GTCTGGATGATCAGCAGGTCTGTGACCAGGAAAGGAGCTCCAGTCTCAACCAGGAGGACCCAGAGCCTCCACAGACTAAAGAGGAACGGGAGGAAACCTGCAGCAGTGAGGAAGGAAAGCAGCTTGAATTGAAGCAGGAGGATGAAGGCATTCATGTCTGGACCGGAGAACAGCTGGATTTCTTGTGTAAACCTGGATTACGGCTGACCAAAATAG ACCTCCCACAGCAACATGATTGTAAGGAAAATGAGGATCTGGATGACCCGCAGGTCTGTAGCCAGGAGAGGAACTCCAGTCTGGACCAGCAGGACAAAGATCctccacagattaaagaggaacaaGAGGAAATCTCCATCAATCAGGAAGAAGAGCAGCTTGCACTGAAGCAGGAAACCAAAAGCGGCATCGTCTGGACCGGGCAGCAGCTGGGCATCATGTGGAACCCTGAAGTAGAGTTGCACAGAATAG ATTTTCCACAACATGACTGTAAGGACGAGGATGGGCTCACAAATCAGCAGGTCTGTAACCAGGAGAAGAACTCCAGTCTACACCAGAAGGATCCTTcacagattaaagaggaacaggaggaactcCGTACCACTCAAGAGGAAAAACCGCTTGTTCTAAAGCAGGAGACTGCAACTTTTCCTGCTCGTGAAGCAAGTAACCACAGTGAACCAGAACCAAGCAGTGACCAGCTCCTTTCTCACAACTCTCCTGTCACAGATCAGGATGAAATCAAGGATGGTAACTCACACAGAAATGAGTCGGAGCAAATCGTATCAGGCCTGACAGTTCAAAATTGCAAGACCGCACATTTatgtagcacctgtgggaaaagattcaCTCAGAAGGGTCAGTTGAAGAGTCACATgcgaattcacacaggtgagaagccacatTTATGTAGCACCTGTGGCAAAAGATTTACTCAGAGGGGTCAGTTGAAGAGTCACATgcgaattcacacaggtgagaagccacatTTATGTAGCACCTGTGGCAAAAGATTTACTCAGGGGGGTCAGTTGAAGAGTCACATgcaaattcacacaggtgagaagccacatTCTTGTAGCGCCTGTGGCAAAAGATTTACTCAGGGGGGTCAGTTGAAGAGTCACATgcaaattcacacaggtgagaagccacatTCTTGTAGCgcctgtgggaaaagatttacTCAGAAGAGTCAGTTGAAGAGTCACATgcgaattcacacaggtgagaagccacattcttgtagcacctgtgggaaaaggTTTAGTTTGAAACAAATTTTGAATAGGCACATgcgaattcacacaggtgagaagccacattcttgtagcacctgtggcAAAAGATTCACTCAGAAGGGTCACTTGAAGAGTCACATGCGAATTCACGCAGGTGAGAAGCCACATTGTTGTtgcacctgtgggaaaagattcaCTCAGAAGGGTCAGTTGCGGAGTCACATgcgaattcacacaggtgagaagccacattcttgtagcacctgtgggaaaagatttagTATGAAACATATTTTGAATAGGCACATgcgaattcacacaggtgagaagccacatTGCTGTAGTACTTGTGGGAAAAGATTTCATGTAAAATCAaatttgaaaacacacatgcaaattcacacaggtgagaagccacattcttgtagcacctgtgggaaaagatttagTTTGAAACAAATTTTGAATAGGCACATgcgaattcacacaggtgagaagccacatTGCTGTAGTACTTGTGGGAAAAGATTTCATGTAAAATCAaatttgaaaacacacatgcaaattcacacaggtgagaagccacattcttgtagcacctgtgggaaaagatttagTTTGAAACAAATTTTGAATAGGCACATgcgaattcacacaggtgagaagccacatTCTTGTCGCACCTGTGGGAAACAGTTTAGTCtgaaacaaattttaaatatgcacatgcgaattcacacaggtgagaaacacATTGTTGCCGCACCTGTGTGA
- the LOC102080865 gene encoding zinc finger protein 397 isoform X42 has protein sequence MSSVQHLRDFIKERLTTAAEEIFSEFEKTIVRYEEEIRQLRLLNIRPRIKSHNTGLDDQQVCDQERSSSLNQEDPEPPQTKEEREETCSSEEGKQLELKQEDEGIHVWTGEQLDFLCKPGLRLTKIDLPQQHDCKENEDLDDPQVCSQERNSSLDQQDKDPPQIKEEQEEISINQEEEQLALKQETKSGIVWTGQQLGIMWNPEVELHRIDFPQHDCKDEDGLTNQQVCNQEKNSSLHQKDPSQIKEEQEELRTTQEEKPLVLKQETATFPAREASNHSEPEPSSDQLLSHNSPVTDQDEIKDGNSHRNESEQIVSGLTVQNCKTAHLCSTCGKRFTQKGQLKSHMRIHTGEKPHSCSTCGKRFSLKQILNRHMRIHTGEKPHCCSTCGKRFHVKSNLKTHMQIHTGEKPHSCSTCGKRFSLKQILNRHMRIHTGEKPHSCRTCGKQFSLKQILNMHMRIHTGEKHIVAAPV, from the exons ATGTCTTCAGTTCAGCATCTGAGAGATTTTATCAAGGAGAGGTTAACTACTGCTGCAGAAGAAATCTTCTCAGAGTTTGAAAAAACGATCGTCCGGTATGAGGAGGAGATCCGTCAGCTAAGACTGCTGAATATCAGACCCAGGATAAAGTCACACAATACAG GTCTGGATGATCAGCAGGTCTGTGACCAGGAAAGGAGCTCCAGTCTCAACCAGGAGGACCCAGAGCCTCCACAGACTAAAGAGGAACGGGAGGAAACCTGCAGCAGTGAGGAAGGAAAGCAGCTTGAATTGAAGCAGGAGGATGAAGGCATTCATGTCTGGACCGGAGAACAGCTGGATTTCTTGTGTAAACCTGGATTACGGCTGACCAAAATAG ACCTCCCACAGCAACATGATTGTAAGGAAAATGAGGATCTGGATGACCCGCAGGTCTGTAGCCAGGAGAGGAACTCCAGTCTGGACCAGCAGGACAAAGATCctccacagattaaagaggaacaaGAGGAAATCTCCATCAATCAGGAAGAAGAGCAGCTTGCACTGAAGCAGGAAACCAAAAGCGGCATCGTCTGGACCGGGCAGCAGCTGGGCATCATGTGGAACCCTGAAGTAGAGTTGCACAGAATAG ATTTTCCACAACATGACTGTAAGGACGAGGATGGGCTCACAAATCAGCAGGTCTGTAACCAGGAGAAGAACTCCAGTCTACACCAGAAGGATCCTTcacagattaaagaggaacaggaggaactcCGTACCACTCAAGAGGAAAAACCGCTTGTTCTAAAGCAGGAGACTGCAACTTTTCCTGCTCGTGAAGCAAGTAACCACAGTGAACCAGAACCAAGCAGTGACCAGCTCCTTTCTCACAACTCTCCTGTCACAGATCAGGATGAAATCAAGGATGGTAACTCACACAGAAATGAGTCGGAGCAAATCGTATCAGGCCTGACAGTTCAAAATTGCAAGACCGCACATTTatgtagcacctgtgggaaaagattcaCTCAGAAGGGTCAGTTGAAGAGTCACATgcgaattcacacag gtgagaagccacattcttgtagcacctgtgggaaaagatttagTTTGAAACAAATTTTGAATAGGCACATgcgaattcacacaggtgagaagccacatTGCTGTAGTACTTGTGGGAAAAGATTTCATGTAAAATCAaatttgaaaacacacatgcaaattcacacaggtgagaagccacattcttgtagcacctgtgggaaaagatttagTTTGAAACAAATTTTGAATAGGCACATgcgaattcacacaggtgagaagccacatTCTTGTCGCACCTGTGGGAAACAGTTTAGTCtgaaacaaattttaaatatgcacatgcgaattcacacaggtgagaaacacATTGTTGCCGCACCTGTGTGA
- the LOC102080865 gene encoding uncharacterized protein LOC102080865 isoform X48 yields the protein MSSVQHLRDFIKERLTTAAEEIFSEFEKTIVRYEEEIRQLRLLNIRPRIKSHNTGLDDQQVCDQERSSSLNQEDPEPPQTKEEREETCSSEEGKQLELKQEDEGIHVWTGEQLDFLCKPGLRLTKIDLPQQHDCKENEDLDDPQVCSQERNSSLDQQDKDPPQIKEEQEEISINQEEEQLALKQETKSGIVWTGQQLGIMWNPEVELHRIAFCAFLPPHHDGKQSFLKRESVFRNQTGSFFHRRGT from the exons ATGTCTTCAGTTCAGCATCTGAGAGATTTTATCAAGGAGAGGTTAACTACTGCTGCAGAAGAAATCTTCTCAGAGTTTGAAAAAACGATCGTCCGGTATGAGGAGGAGATCCGTCAGCTAAGACTGCTGAATATCAGACCCAGGATAAAGTCACACAATACAG GTCTGGATGATCAGCAGGTCTGTGACCAGGAAAGGAGCTCCAGTCTCAACCAGGAGGACCCAGAGCCTCCACAGACTAAAGAGGAACGGGAGGAAACCTGCAGCAGTGAGGAAGGAAAGCAGCTTGAATTGAAGCAGGAGGATGAAGGCATTCATGTCTGGACCGGAGAACAGCTGGATTTCTTGTGTAAACCTGGATTACGGCTGACCAAAATAG ACCTCCCACAGCAACATGATTGTAAGGAAAATGAGGATCTGGATGACCCGCAGGTCTGTAGCCAGGAGAGGAACTCCAGTCTGGACCAGCAGGACAAAGATCctccacagattaaagaggaacaaGAGGAAATCTCCATCAATCAGGAAGAAGAGCAGCTTGCACTGAAGCAGGAAACCAAAAGCGGCATCGTCTGGACCGGGCAGCAGCTGGGCATCATGTGGAACCCTGAAGTAGAGTTGCACAGAATAG CTTTCTGTGCCTTCCTTCCGCCTCACCACgatgggaagcagagcttttTAAAGAGAGAGTCTGTTTTCCGAAACCAAACCGGCAGCtttttccacagaagagggacctga